Proteins from a single region of Mytilus trossulus isolate FHL-02 chromosome 2, PNRI_Mtr1.1.1.hap1, whole genome shotgun sequence:
- the LOC134705206 gene encoding uncharacterized protein LOC134705206, giving the protein MHFYEKLAFIYICYISLRGTVSIKTQNYLQLVQYRNKYVSTGTLWSHNVQSIHICAIHCQNDVQCKSFFFGDITCSGYGELLPNTPDLTTLNGMEFYRKEIYCDNGYTYSDETSICYKAVNTSNSWTDAKKFCNDESTSPIILDKADKIDVLKNLPDYLCDGAFVPYINRCYWLTPIPETYYPARTTCINSGGTPASFPDVDTYIYVVNALGINGSTNDVWIGVNDFNLDGDWRNYDQSFLAFDDYLYNYTAFGTWSNRDVLAIIPTDNLLWWERNEYTISIKMMCEKDIVDDFWIGGSDEPNEGTWLWEDGQNINMSLFRTGEPNGNGAQNCLSLTFSSSGNQFEDEDCSVPKKFICQRI; this is encoded by the exons ATGCATTTTTACGAAAAACTggcatttatttacatttgttatatttctttaagag GCACTGTATCAATAAAGACTCAGAATTATCTACAATTAGTCCAATATAGAAACAAATACGTTTCGACTGGGACACTGTGGAGTCATAACGTCCAGTCCATTCATATATGTGCAATACACTGTCAAAATGATGTTCAGTGTAAATCGTTCTTTTTCGGAGACATCACGTGCAGTGGTTATGGGGAGCTTCTTCCAAATACGCCAGACTTGACAACGTTGAATGGAATGGAATTTTACAGAAAAGAAA tttatTGTGACAATGGTTACACCTACAGTGACGAGACATCAATATGTTACAAAGCTGTCAACACAAGCAATTCATGGACAGATGCCAAAAAATTCTGCAACGATGAATCTACAAGTCCTATTATTCTTGACAAAGCAGACAAGAttgatgttttgaaaaatttaccAG ATTACTTATGCGATGGTGCTTTTGTACCATACATTAACAGATGTTACTGGCTGACGCCAATCCCTGAAACATATTACCCAGCCCGAACAACTTGTATTAATAGTGGAGGAACACCAGCATCGTTCCCGGATGTAGACACTTACATTTACGTTGTCAATGCTTTGGGCATTAATGGGAG TACAAACGATGTCTGGATAGGTGTAAATGACTTTAATCTGGACGGAGACTGGAGAAATTATGACCAGAGCTTCCTCGCCTTTGATGACTACCTGTACAATTATACTGCCTTTGGAACCTGGAGCAATAGAGATgttttggcaattataccaaCAGATAACCTACTTTGGTGGGAACGCAATGAGTACACGATTAGTATAAAGATGATGTGTGAAAAAGATATTG TTGATGATTTTTGGATCGGTGGGTCTGATGAACCGAACGAAGGTACCTGGCTATGGGAAGATGgacaaaatatcaatatgtCGCTGTTCCGTACTGGAGAACCGAATGGGAATGGTGCTCAAAACTGCTTGTCTCTTACATTTTCTTCATCAGGTAATCAGTTTGAAGACGAAGACTGCTCTGTACCGAAAAAGTTCATCTGTCAAAggatttaa